In Nostoc sphaeroides, the genomic window CCGTGAGCAACAATTAGGATTAGGCCCAACTCATGAAGAAATAATCACAGCGATCGCTCGTGATATGATTCGCTCTTATCGCCAACTACCATTACATCTCTACCAAATTCAAACTAAATTCCGCGATGAAATTCGTCCCCGCTTTGGTTTAATGCGCGGACGGGAGTTTATCATGAAGGATGGCTACTCATTCCATACCGATGAAAAAAGCCTCAAAGAAACTTATCAGGATATGTATAAAGCTTACAGCAATATCCTGCGGCGTTCTGGTTTAGCTTTTCGCGCAGTGGAAGCCGATTCTGGTGCAATTGGTGGTTCTGGTTCCACAGAATTTATGATTTTGGCGGAAGCTGGTGAAGACGAAGTTCTCTACACTGAGGATGGTAAATACGCTGCTAACGTAGAAAAAGCTGTTTCTTTACCAATTGATGCCGAAACCTCACGGTTTACAAGCTATGAGAAACGGGATACACCTGGAACAGAAACCATTGAAAAGGTTTGTCAACTCCTTAACTGTTCTCCCACTCAATTGGTGAAAAACGTCCTTTATCAGACAGTTTATGATAATGGTATAACGGTGTTAGTTTTGGTGAGTATTCGAGGCGATCAGGAAGTTAATGAAGTCAAGTTGCAAAATGAATTGACTAAATTAGCTTCTGAATATGGTGCTAAAACTATTATTAGTTTGAATGTACCAAATCTGGAAGCGCAGCAAGCATGGACAACTAAATCTCTACCTTTAGGCTACATTGCGCCAGACATCGCAGATGAGTATATTAGTGCTAATAAACAGATCCATCCCAAGTTTTTGCGCTTAGTGGATCAAACAGCCGTTGATTTAAAAAACTTTGTTACAGGTGCAAATGAAGCTGGATATCACGTAGTTGGTGCTAATTGGAATGAGCAATTTAAGTTACCAAGCGGTGTAGTAGATGTGCGGAAAGCAAGACCAGGCGATCGCGCCATCCATAACCCAGAACAAACCTTACAAAGCGCCCGTGGAATTGAAGCAGGTCACATATTCCAATTAGGCACTAAATACTCCCAAGCGATGGGAGCAACTTATACCAATGAACAGGGTGAAGAGAAGCCGCTATTTATGGGTTGTTTTGGTGTAGGCGTGTCGCGGTTAGCACAAGCTGCCGTAGAGCAATCTTACGATAAAGATGGGATTATTTGGCCAGTTGCGATCGCACCCTACCACGCGATCGTCACAATTCCCAACATAAAGGATGCTCAACAAATGGAAATCGCCCAAAAACTTTACACAGAACTAAATCAAGCAGGAATTGAAACCCTACTAGATGACCGCGACGAACGGGCGGGAGTAAAATTTAAAGATGCTGACTTGATAGGCATACCTTATAGAATTGTAACCGGGCGGGCGATCGCTAATGGCAAAGTTGAAGTTGTAGAAAGAGCCACCCGCAACTCTCAAGAAATTCTCATTGAGGAAGTTACAACCACACTTCATAAGTGGATTACCGCCGCAACTCAGGTAAAAAATTAAACACAAATACGCAGAGGAATCAATACTTTACTTTGCGTTCCTCTGCGTTGTAAATTTAATCATCAATCATCTCCAAAAAGAATGATATTTACATAATTTGGCAGGTGACGAATTAGAAATATAAACTCTAAAATTGAATCAGGGACTTGCAGAATTAAAAATAATCGCCTGCTCCAGGTAGCGGGAAACTCTTCAGTTATAAGTATCGTCCTTAACCAGGCTGCTCCTCACATAACTACCAAATCAGCCCTCAGTCAGGAAGGTTTTGAACATGAAAGACCAACAAGGATCTAATCGTATTTCTTCAGGCGCAAT contains:
- a CDS encoding proline--tRNA ligase; this translates as MRLSQMLFVTLRDDPADAEIPSHKLLLRAGYIRRIGSGLYAYLPLMWRVLQKVSQIVREEMNATGAQECLLPQLQPADLWKESGRWDTYTKAEGIMFSLIDRREQQLGLGPTHEEIITAIARDMIRSYRQLPLHLYQIQTKFRDEIRPRFGLMRGREFIMKDGYSFHTDEKSLKETYQDMYKAYSNILRRSGLAFRAVEADSGAIGGSGSTEFMILAEAGEDEVLYTEDGKYAANVEKAVSLPIDAETSRFTSYEKRDTPGTETIEKVCQLLNCSPTQLVKNVLYQTVYDNGITVLVLVSIRGDQEVNEVKLQNELTKLASEYGAKTIISLNVPNLEAQQAWTTKSLPLGYIAPDIADEYISANKQIHPKFLRLVDQTAVDLKNFVTGANEAGYHVVGANWNEQFKLPSGVVDVRKARPGDRAIHNPEQTLQSARGIEAGHIFQLGTKYSQAMGATYTNEQGEEKPLFMGCFGVGVSRLAQAAVEQSYDKDGIIWPVAIAPYHAIVTIPNIKDAQQMEIAQKLYTELNQAGIETLLDDRDERAGVKFKDADLIGIPYRIVTGRAIANGKVEVVERATRNSQEILIEEVTTTLHKWITAATQVKN